The Megalops cyprinoides isolate fMegCyp1 chromosome 9, fMegCyp1.pri, whole genome shotgun sequence genome has a window encoding:
- the LOC118782751 gene encoding period circadian protein homolog 2-like isoform X5 yields MSEDSDSKGYQYSALEGRDAFGAEAAARGPMAQLRHMGGFGEGSDSSQEPPASPHGDRKRARALHEDVEMNGSGSSGSGTESHGNESHGNDSNGNESLASSNGNGKDSALLESSGSNKSSNSHSPSPPSSSNAFSLLSASSEQDNPSTSGCSSEQSAKAKTQKELIKTLKDLKLHLPSEKRNKGKSSTLNTLKYALRCVKQVKANEEYYQMLMINDSQPPGLDVSSYTIGEIDGITSEYTLKNTDIFAVAVSLITGKIVYISDQAASILNCKRDVFKNAKFAEFLSPQDVSVFYSFTTPYRLPSWSMCTGAESSPSDCMQEKSFFCRISGGREREGDLQYYPFRMTPYLMKVQDTELAEEQFCCLLLAERVHSGYEAPRIPTDKRIFTTTHTPNCVFQDVDERAVPLLGYLPQDLIGTPVLLHLHPSDRPLMLAVHRKILQYMGQPFDHSSIRFCARNGEYVTIDTSWSSFVNPWSRKVSFVIGRHKVRMGPVNEDVFAAPAFTEGKIMDSDILEITEQIHKLLLQPVHSIGSSGYGSLGSNGSHEQLMSVASSSESNGNSNANEDACKVKPRTFQEICKDVHMLKNQEQQVFMASAAKPEPKKISDTEFQQKSPVVRPKDSAVLFSGRESVGNLEDRGAAQEQQMAYSYQQISCLDSVIRYLESCNIPITVKRKCQSSSNTTSSNSDEDKQKGADSSMQEAPEALANLPSMKAPKKPPGAAVVGASLAPLALPSKAESVVSITSQCSYSSTIVHVGDKKPQPESEIIEDVAESPAPSAPAPSIVSPPSQEKEPYKKLGLTKQVLAAHTQKEEQAFLSRCREQLDGRTFRADCSLYLERHRSLPNPQALGSRGPKPSGSGAEPTAKKGGRNKKTKKSRMKKHESSDSTASHRTQPQRPPLQSLNQTSWSPSDTSQSTFPIPYPAVMPAYPLPVYPGSGEVPPRADPSLSGFGENQGSQDPRCPIQAVPYSAPLVTPMVAFVLPNYMFPQMGAAPRQPFYPEQPAFPPQGAFQGQASFPAQASFPSQPAFPFQTQFVAQPPFPSQAPFPAQPFNYSVPSEPPKASGPEPREGLSRSSTPLSGARDQASPPLFESRCSSPLQLNLLQLEETTRSVERQDSSAPPAGAQGSSPGEKGSASSAAKPDKELQQVGSPGEGQHSDAHSSSIDLLDILLQEDSRSGTGSATSGSLGSGSHGCSTSASGVGSSQTSNTSKYFGSIDSSENDHKAKARAEAEVEESEHFIKYVLQEPIWLLMANADESVMMTYQIPSRDVQKVLKEDRERLRQMQKSQPRFTEEQMKELAEVHPWMRRGGLPKVIDTKECLCCKGGSSSLIEEELPDMDLRALGDTSEEPTFPKGGEEPLQADARPGPDPVP; encoded by the exons ATGTCTGAAGACTCGGACTCCAAGGGCTACCAGTACTCTGCCCTGGAGGGTCGGGATGCGTTCGGAGCGGAAGCAGCGGCCCGCGGGCCCATGGCCCAGCTGCGCCACATGGGCGGCTTCGGCGAGGGCAGCGACAGCAGCCAGGAGCCGCCCGCCTCGCCCCACGGCGACCGGAAGCGGGCGCGCGCGCTGCACGAGGATGTGGAGATGAACGGCAGCGGCTCCAGCGGCAGCGGGACCGAGTCCCACGGCAACGAGTCCCATGGCAACGACTCCAACGGCAACGAGTCGCTCGCCAGCTCCAACGGCAACGGCAAGGACTCGGCGCTGCTGGAGTCGTCGGGGAGCAACAAGAG CTCCAACTCCCACAGTCCCTCTCCTCCCAGCAGCTCCAATGCCTTCAGCCTTCTGAGTGCCAGCTCCGAACAGGATAACCCCTCCACCAGTGGCTGCAG CAGCGAACAGTCGGCCAAGGCCAAGACTCAGAAGGAGCTGATCAAGACCCTGAAGGACCTGAAGCTGCACCTGCCCTCCGAAAAGAGGAACAAGGGCAAGTCCAGCACCCTGAACACCCTGAAGTACGCGCTGCGCTGTGTCAAGCAGGTCAAAG CCAATGAAGAGTACTACCAGATGCTGATGATCAATGACAGCCAGCCGCCGGGGCTAGACGTGTCTTCTTACACCATTGGGGAGATAGACGGGATCACCTCCGAGTACACCCTCAAAAACACA GACATCTTTGCGGTGGCCGTGTCCCTGATCACGGGAAAGATTGTGTACATCTCGGACCAGGCAGCCTCCATACTCAACTGCAAACGGGACGTGTTCAAGAACGCCAAATTCGCGGAGTTCCTGTCCCCGCAGGACGTCAGTGTCTTCTACAGCTTCACCACGCCCTATCGCCTGCCGTCCTGGAGCATGTGCACAGGGGCAG AGTCCTCTCCATCTGATTGCATGCAAGAGAAATCCTTCTTCTGCCGAATCAG CGGGGGCCGGGAGCGTGAGGGCGACCTGCAGTACTACCCCTTCCGCATGACGCCCTACCTGATGAAGGTGCAGGACACGGAGCTCGCAGAGGAGCAGTTCTGCTGCCTCCTGCTGGCAGAGAGGGTGCACTCCGGGTACGAAG CTCCCAGAATCCCCACAGACAAACGGATCttcaccacaacacacacgccCAACTGCGTCTTCCAGGACGTGGACGAGAG ggctgtTCCTCTGCTGGGCTACCTGCCCCAGGATCTGATCGGTACCCCGGTACTGCTGCACCTGCATCCGAGCGACCGCCCGCTAATGCTGGCCGTTCACAGGAAGA TCCTGCAGTATATGGGTCAGCCGTTCGATCACTCCTCCATCCGCTTCTGCGCCCGGAACGGCGAGTACGTCACCATCGACACCAGCTGGTCCAGCTTCGTCAACCCCTGGAGCCGCAAGGTGTCCTTCGTCATCGGCAGGCACAAAGTCCGCAT GGGTCCTGTGAATGAAGACGTGTTTGCGGCCCCCGCCTTCACAGAGGGAAAGATCATGGACTCGGACATCCTAGAGATCACAGAGCAGATCCacaagctgctgctgcag CCGGTCCATAGCATCGGGTCCAGTGGTTATGGCAGCCTGGGGAGCAATGGTTCCCACGAGCAGCTCATGAGCGTCGCCTCATCCAGCGAAAGCAACGGCAACAGCAATGCCAACGAGGACGCGTGCAAAGTCAAGCCG CGAACGTTCCAGGAGATCTGTAAGGATGTCCACATGCTGAAAAACCAGGAGCAGCAGGTCTTCATGGCGTCTGCAGCCAAACCAGAGCCCAAGAAGATCTCCGATA CAGAGTTCCAGCAGAAGAGCCCTGTGGTGCGGCCCAAAGACTCTGCAGTCCTTTTCAGCGGGAGGGAGAGCGTGGGCAACCTGGAGGACAGGGGTGCTGCACAGGAGCAGCAGATGGCCTACTCCTACCAGCAGATCAGCTGCCTCGACAGCGTCATCAG GTACCTTGAGAGCTGTAATATTCCCATCACGGTGAAGAGGAAGTGCCAGTCCTCATCCAACACCACCTCCTCCAACTCTGATGAGGACAAGCAGAAAGGAGCTGACAGCAGCATGCAGGAAGCTCCAG AGGCCCTCGCCAATCTGCCGTCTATGAAGGCGCCCAAGAAGCCGCCTGGAGCCGCTGTGGTGGGCGCTTCCCTGGCTCCTCTGGCCCTGCCCAGTAAGGCGGAGAGTGTGGTGTCCATCACCAGCCAGTGCAGTTACAGCAGCACCATTGTCCACGTTGGAGACAAGAAACCCCAGCCAGAATCCG AGATCATTGAGGATGTGGCTGAGAGCCCGGCTCCCTCTGCGCCAGCCCCGAGCATAGTGTCGCCCCCCAGCCAGGAGAAGGAGCCCTATAAGAAGCTGGGCCTCACCAAGCAGGTGCTGGCCGCGCACACGCAGAAGGAGGAGCAGGCCTTCCTGAGCCGCTGCCGAGAGCAGCTGGACGGCCGCACCTTCCGGGCAGACTGCTCCCTGTACCTGGAGCGACACCGCAGCCTGCCCAACCCTCAGG CTCTTGGCTCTCGAGGACCGAAGCCCAGCGGTAGTGGGGCAGAGCCCACGGCCAAGAAGGGCGGGCGCAACAAGAAGACGAAGAAGTCCCGCATGAAGAAGCACGAGtcctcagacagcacagcctCCCACAGGACACAGCCTCAGCGCCCGCCCCTGCAGAGCCTCAACCAGACGTCCTGGTCCCCCTCGGACACCTCCCAGTCCACCTTCCCCATCCCCTACCCGGCCGTCATGCCGGCGTACCCGCTGCCAGTGTACCCGGGCTCCGGGGAGGTGCCCCCCAGGGCCGACCCCTCGCTGTCTGGCTTCGGGGAGAACCAGGGCAGCCAGGATCCCCGTTGCCCCATACAGGCCGTGCCCTACTCGGCCCCGCTGGTCACGCCTATGGTGGCCTTCGTACTGCCCAACTACATGTTCCCCCAGATGGGGGCCGCGCCACGGCAGCCCTTTTACCCAGAGCAGCCGGCTTTCCCGCCGCAGGGTGCCTTTCAGGGACAGGCGTCCTTCCCCGCTCAAGCCTCTTTCCCCAGCCAGCCCGCCTTCCCGTTTCAGACACAGTTTGTAGCCCagccccctttcccctcccagGCACCGTTCCCTGCCCAGCCCTTCAACTACAGCGTGCCCAGCGAGCCCCCGAAAGCCTCCGGGCCTGAGCCGCGGGAGGGCCTGTCGCGCTCCTCCACTCCCCTCTCCGGCGCCCGGGACCAGGCCTCGCCCCCTCTCTTTGAGTCCCGCTGCAGCTCGCCCCTGCAGCTCAATCTTTTGCAGCTGGAGGAGACGACCAGGTCTGTGGAGAGGCAAGACAGCtcggcgccccctgctggagccCAGGGGAGCAGCCCGGGGGAAAAAGGAAGCGCAAGCAGTGCCGCCAAACCAGAcaaggagctgcagcag GTGGGCTCCCCAGGTGAGGGTCAGCACAGCGACGCCCACTCGTCCTCCATTGACCTGCTGGACAtcctgctgcaggaggactcCCGCTCTGGCACTGGTTCCGCCACGTCCGGCTCGCTGGGGTCCGGGTCCCACGGCTGCAGCACCTCGGCCAGCGGCGTAG GGAGCAGCCAAACCAGCAACACCAGCAAGTACTTCGGCAGCATCGACTCGTCGGAGAACGACCACAAGGCCAAGGCGCGGGCGGAGGCCGAGGTGGAGGAGAGCGAGCACTTCATCAAGTACGTGCTGCAGGAGCCCATCTGGCTGCTCATGGCCAACGCCGACGAGTCCGTCATGATGACCTACCAGATCCCCTCGCG TGATGTGCAGAAGGTCCTGAAGGAGGACCGGGAGAGGCTGCGGCAGATGCAGAAGAGCCAGCCGCGCTTCACAGAGGAGCAGATGAAGGAGCTGGCGGAGGTGCACCCCTGGATGAGGAGAGGAGGCCTGCCCAAAGTCATCGACACCAAG GAGTGCTTGTGCTGTAAGGGCGGCTCTTCGTCCCTGATCGAAGAGGAACTGCCGGACATGGATCTgagagccctgggggacacgAGCGAGGAGCCCACTTTCCCGAAAGGTGGCGAGGAACCCCTGCAGGCAGACGCTCGTCCCGGCCCAGACCCCGTCCCCTAG